One stretch of Bacteroidota bacterium DNA includes these proteins:
- a CDS encoding NAD-dependent epimerase/dehydratase family protein, with protein sequence MREKVVVTGASGHIGFHVAKYLCDLGYEVHLLIRKTNANTEILKRAGAVVHIVDLFKPESYREIFQNTASLFHLAAENTTDTSDESRVIQNTVTLAQSVLTTAVESNVKTIVYTSSVVVLGRSSDPNTLITEHDKNLFPESPYVKGKILAEEFCESLIRNGYDIRRIYPSWVVGSHNVKLTPPHTIIQNVLLKGQPFYFDGGISIADVREVAKGHVLAWTKGLPQSQYILGGVNVTFLELYSRLAKLNRRSIPKIEIPKWIIYLGAFVAKLLLGKRSPIDPQYVQSIIGNYSWYDSSKAMKEIGYTIPSVESTLTEGVNEVRYHLAGLTCILQHSDTESLSRKKYADGDVLLITGFPGWLVNRMIDIFMNGDRKGDYAIHRKVRLLVLPSFKNIRLDLPDNYEIVYGDLQNKETLLSALKGVTTVYHCAGVIYPPKIQTLYDVNWLGTKNLVDACIKIGVKRIIYMGTDSICGFGREKRIFDENTKSIPYKNYGKSKYLAEQYIFDKTAEGVIEGTSLRGFWFFGPYMPLRNQTLIRMMKWKRQIIFGNGKNYRSLTHIDNVIQAFIKSEKLPATIGKWYWISDKNYATTVDNIFMHMADTLGELYRPLYIPNFICSIFSIIDVLLGKTGMLNSTIHAAGKFHKDIAGEHSPAVRDFGYEPIDTFEYFKKDVEHFYFS encoded by the coding sequence ATGAGAGAAAAGGTCGTTGTCACCGGCGCATCAGGTCATATCGGCTTCCATGTTGCAAAATATTTATGCGACTTGGGGTATGAAGTTCATTTGTTAATTCGTAAAACAAATGCAAACACTGAAATTCTGAAGAGGGCTGGTGCTGTTGTACATATTGTTGATCTTTTTAAACCAGAATCATACCGAGAAATATTTCAAAATACCGCATCGTTATTTCATCTTGCGGCAGAGAATACCACGGATACATCTGATGAAAGCCGAGTCATTCAAAATACAGTGACACTTGCACAGAGCGTTCTTACCACCGCAGTCGAATCAAACGTAAAAACCATTGTCTACACAAGTTCAGTTGTGGTGTTGGGACGTTCTTCTGATCCGAATACACTGATTACAGAACATGACAAAAACCTTTTTCCAGAGAGTCCTTATGTTAAAGGAAAGATTCTGGCAGAGGAATTTTGTGAATCATTAATTAGAAATGGCTATGATATTCGCAGAATTTATCCTTCATGGGTTGTAGGATCTCATAATGTAAAACTGACTCCTCCGCATACCATTATTCAAAATGTTTTGTTGAAAGGACAACCCTTTTATTTTGACGGTGGAATATCTATAGCAGATGTTCGAGAAGTGGCAAAAGGACATGTTCTTGCTTGGACAAAGGGATTACCGCAATCACAATATATACTTGGGGGGGTGAACGTAACTTTTTTGGAATTGTATTCCCGATTAGCAAAGCTCAATAGAAGATCGATACCAAAAATAGAAATACCAAAATGGATTATATATCTTGGCGCGTTCGTTGCAAAATTATTATTAGGGAAACGCTCTCCAATAGATCCGCAATATGTTCAATCAATTATCGGAAATTACAGTTGGTATGATTCTTCAAAAGCGATGAAGGAAATTGGTTACACTATTCCTTCGGTTGAATCAACACTTACCGAAGGAGTAAACGAGGTTCGATATCATCTTGCCGGACTCACCTGTATTCTTCAACATTCTGATACTGAATCCTTATCAAGGAAAAAATATGCGGATGGTGATGTTCTTTTGATCACAGGATTCCCCGGATGGTTAGTCAATAGAATGATCGATATTTTTATGAATGGAGATCGCAAAGGTGACTATGCCATTCATCGAAAAGTGCGATTACTTGTCTTACCATCGTTCAAAAACATTCGACTTGATCTTCCGGATAATTATGAAATAGTGTATGGTGATCTGCAAAACAAAGAGACGCTTTTGAGTGCACTGAAAGGAGTAACGACAGTATACCATTGTGCAGGCGTAATTTATCCTCCGAAAATACAAACGTTGTATGATGTGAATTGGCTTGGAACAAAAAACCTTGTGGATGCTTGTATTAAAATTGGGGTGAAGAGGATAATATATATGGGGACGGATAGTATTTGTGGATTCGGAAGAGAAAAACGGATTTTTGACGAAAACACAAAATCAATACCATACAAGAATTACGGAAAAAGTAAATATCTTGCAGAACAATATATTTTTGATAAAACCGCTGAAGGTGTAATAGAAGGGACTTCGCTTCGGGGATTTTGGTTCTTTGGTCCCTACATGCCGTTAAGAAATCAAACTCTTATCAGAATGATGAAATGGAAACGTCAGATCATTTTCGGAAACGGAAAAAATTACCGTAGTCTTACGCATATCGACAATGTTATTCAAGCATTTATTAAGAGCGAAAAACTGCCTGCAACAATCGGAAAATGGTATTGGATCTCCGATAAAAATTATGCAACGACTGTAGATAATATCTTTATGCATATGGCAGATACATTGGGCGAACTATATCGTCCGTTGTATATCCCGAATTTCATCTGTTCTATCTTTTCTATTATTGATGTTCTATTGGGAAAAACAGGAATGCTTAATTCGACGATCCATGCAGCTGGAAAATTTCATAAAGATATCGCCGGGGAACATTCTCCAGCTGTTCGTGATTTTGGATATGAACCAATCGATACGTTTGAATATTTCAAAAAAGATGTTGAACATTTTTATTTTTCATGA
- a CDS encoding methylmalonyl-CoA mutase family protein: protein MATFNDPQAISDATKQHNAKAASSKTRNVKFTTVSGEPVNLLYTPEDVKEINYLAEIGYPGEFPYTRGIHNTGYRGKLWTMRQFAGFGTPEDTNQRFKYLLEHGQTGLSTAFDLPTLMGRDADDPLSEGEVGICGVAVSSLADMEILFKGIPLDQVTTSMTINAPAAMILAFYIAVAEKQGVKSSVLRGTIQNDILKEYIAQKEWIYPPKPSMRIITDMFQYCAKELPQFNPISVSGYHIREAGSTSVQELAFTLADGFAYIEAGIAAGMDVDEFAPRISYFFNSHLDFFEEIAKFRAARRIYAKRMKYKYGAKNPKSWTLRFHTQTAGCTLTAQQPENNIVRTAIQALAGVLGGTQSLHTNSMDETLALPSDKAVKIALRTQQIIADETGVANMIDPLGGSYFVESLTTKMEEEAEQYFEKIEMLGGVIPAIEQGFFQREIAEAAYRYQRELDTKEKVIVGVNQYIEEDEKIDIPILAISPEVEILQKKRLAELHQSRNQEAVKNAMSALKQAASDGSNLMPHLLNATRNYVTLGEMCNSLIEHFGIYEEQAVF, encoded by the coding sequence ATGGCAACGTTCAACGATCCGCAGGCAATTTCAGATGCAACCAAACAACACAATGCGAAGGCTGCTTCGTCCAAAACGCGGAATGTTAAGTTTACGACCGTCAGTGGAGAGCCGGTAAATCTATTATACACACCGGAAGATGTGAAAGAGATCAACTATCTTGCAGAGATAGGATATCCTGGTGAATTTCCCTACACACGTGGGATACACAACACAGGCTATCGTGGAAAATTATGGACAATGCGCCAATTTGCCGGGTTTGGAACGCCTGAGGATACAAATCAGCGATTTAAATACCTTTTGGAGCATGGACAGACAGGCCTTTCGACCGCGTTCGATCTACCGACCCTTATGGGACGTGATGCCGATGATCCGCTTTCAGAAGGGGAAGTTGGTATTTGTGGTGTAGCGGTCAGTTCTCTGGCGGATATGGAGATTCTTTTCAAAGGAATTCCTCTCGATCAAGTGACGACTTCCATGACCATTAATGCACCTGCGGCAATGATTCTTGCCTTTTATATTGCAGTCGCTGAAAAACAAGGAGTGAAATCTTCTGTTCTTCGTGGGACTATTCAGAATGATATTCTTAAAGAGTACATCGCACAAAAAGAATGGATCTATCCGCCGAAACCTTCTATGCGGATCATTACCGATATGTTTCAATATTGCGCGAAAGAACTTCCGCAATTCAATCCTATCTCTGTGTCTGGCTATCACATACGTGAAGCAGGTTCAACCTCAGTACAGGAGCTTGCATTTACATTGGCAGATGGATTCGCGTACATCGAAGCGGGAATTGCTGCTGGAATGGATGTTGATGAATTTGCACCCCGCATATCATATTTCTTCAATTCCCATTTGGACTTTTTTGAAGAGATTGCCAAGTTTAGGGCTGCGAGAAGGATTTATGCAAAACGGATGAAATATAAATATGGAGCGAAAAATCCAAAATCGTGGACACTTCGATTCCATACACAGACTGCTGGTTGTACGTTAACCGCACAACAACCTGAAAACAACATCGTCCGGACTGCCATTCAGGCATTAGCGGGCGTGTTAGGCGGTACTCAGTCGCTTCATACAAACTCTATGGATGAAACACTTGCACTTCCTTCAGACAAAGCAGTCAAAATTGCACTTCGTACACAACAAATTATTGCAGATGAAACTGGTGTTGCAAATATGATTGATCCTTTGGGCGGCAGTTATTTTGTAGAATCACTCACCACAAAAATGGAAGAGGAAGCAGAGCAATATTTTGAGAAGATTGAAATGCTCGGGGGAGTGATTCCTGCGATTGAACAAGGATTCTTCCAGCGTGAAATTGCGGAAGCTGCTTACCGTTATCAGCGTGAGTTGGATACAAAAGAAAAAGTAATTGTAGGCGTGAATCAGTATATAGAGGAAGATGAAAAGATTGATATTCCAATCCTCGCAATTTCACCAGAAGTAGAAATTCTCCAAAAGAAACGGCTGGCTGAACTGCACCAAAGCAGAAATCAAGAGGCAGTGAAGAATGCTATGTCTGCATTGAAACAAGCAGCTTCGGATGGTTCTAACTTAATGCCTCACTTACTGAATGCAACGAGAAATTATGTTACACTTGGAGAAATGTGTAATTCGTTGATCGAACATTTTGGAATCTACGAAGAACAAGCGGTATTCTAA
- a CDS encoding glycosyltransferase → MEAIILTGMYYNHWAIVIPMANEEQDFQPFIERMNFVLDTLNPGKVYFIVDTVSKDKTYELCLDLQKKNNRYETVWCPQNKNVVDAYINGLRVAYDAGYDIIIEMDAGLSHDPRAIPMFLRVLNEGNECAFGSRFINGGSINGSPFNRWFLSKAGTFLANILLGTKLKDMTSGFQGFHRDVVGRFINYPFKSKAHFYQTELRYLLRKRRIAEIPIHYVAPSPRVSSNSIKNSLSTLLYYFLRRIRFQSVEL, encoded by the coding sequence TTGGAGGCAATTATTCTTACCGGAATGTATTACAATCATTGGGCAATTGTTATCCCGATGGCAAATGAGGAACAAGATTTTCAACCGTTTATCGAACGGATGAATTTTGTGCTGGATACACTGAATCCAGGGAAAGTATATTTCATCGTTGATACCGTATCAAAAGATAAAACATACGAACTTTGTCTTGATCTGCAGAAAAAAAATAACCGTTACGAAACGGTGTGGTGTCCACAGAACAAGAATGTTGTCGATGCATATATTAACGGACTGCGCGTAGCGTATGATGCCGGGTATGATATTATCATTGAAATGGATGCAGGTCTTTCGCATGATCCTCGCGCTATTCCTATGTTCCTTCGTGTTTTGAATGAAGGGAATGAATGTGCTTTTGGAAGCAGGTTCATCAACGGCGGATCAATAAACGGTTCTCCCTTCAATCGATGGTTTTTATCGAAAGCCGGAACGTTTCTTGCAAATATATTGCTCGGAACCAAGTTAAAAGATATGACATCAGGATTTCAAGGATTTCATCGCGATGTTGTCGGCCGTTTTATTAATTATCCTTTTAAATCCAAAGCACACTTCTATCAAACAGAACTCCGGTATTTATTACGGAAGCGGAGGATTGCAGAAATACCAATCCATTATGTCGCTCCGTCTCCGAGGGTATCATCAAACTCAATTAAAAATTCTTTATCGACATTACTGTATTATTTCCTCCGCAGAATCAGATTCCAATCAGTTGAATTATAA
- a CDS encoding M14 family metallopeptidase — protein MKSNWITYFEKSGLIGSPRYEESMAYFRQFENTTPYAKMFSIGLSPQGRSIECLVISSKKEFTPQKAKRSGKAVVLIQNGIHSGEIEGKDSSMLLLRDILMTKEKFHLLDHVILLVIPILNVDGHERISKFNRPNQNGPEEMGWRTNSLNLNLNRDYMKADTPEVRAFLSLFNTWLPDFFIDNHTTNGADYQYNITYALEKCGNIDAGLSKWGTKQFLPSILKEVEEKGFLTAPYIEMRKERLEDGIIDPPASPRLSTGYTAVQNRLGLLVETHSLKPFENRVRSTFAMNVAALEFLNKHSKSIKLLNKKADAASSKIKTLPVKFELTENYKSFFFKGYESFDEESPITGAGVVRYTKTKTEFELPFFDDVQEVKTIQVPKAYIIPKEFVHFISILKIHGIEVNQLPQQKEITVEQYEFWESKFWNRPYEGRYCVDVKCRVIKTRKQFPKGTFFVPTDQRTRRVIVNLLEPEAPDSFVSWGFFNAYFERKEYAEAYVMEPIAQKMLESDESLQQEFQMSLEDQVFRNDPHARLEFFYWRSPYFDTNEKKYPIYRMV, from the coding sequence ATGAAATCGAATTGGATCACATATTTTGAAAAGTCTGGACTGATTGGTTCTCCACGATATGAAGAATCGATGGCATACTTCCGACAGTTTGAAAACACGACCCCATATGCAAAAATGTTTTCAATCGGTTTGTCTCCACAGGGACGGTCAATTGAATGTCTCGTTATTTCATCGAAAAAAGAGTTTACTCCTCAAAAAGCGAAAAGAAGCGGAAAGGCGGTTGTCCTTATCCAAAATGGAATCCATTCCGGTGAAATCGAGGGAAAGGATTCCAGCATGTTGTTGCTACGTGACATTCTCATGACAAAGGAGAAATTCCATCTTCTTGATCATGTAATCCTTCTTGTTATACCGATATTGAATGTTGACGGTCATGAACGCATCAGCAAATTCAATCGGCCGAATCAGAATGGACCCGAAGAGATGGGGTGGCGCACAAACAGCTTGAATTTAAATCTTAATCGCGATTACATGAAGGCTGATACACCCGAGGTGAGAGCATTTTTGTCATTATTCAATACATGGCTTCCCGACTTTTTTATTGATAATCATACAACCAACGGAGCAGATTATCAATATAATATCACCTATGCACTTGAGAAATGCGGAAATATTGATGCAGGATTATCGAAGTGGGGAACAAAACAATTTCTTCCATCTATCCTGAAAGAAGTAGAAGAGAAAGGATTTTTGACAGCACCGTATATTGAAATGAGAAAAGAGCGCCTTGAGGACGGAATAATTGACCCGCCGGCTAGTCCTAGACTTTCTACTGGTTACACCGCTGTTCAAAACAGACTTGGTCTGTTAGTGGAGACTCACTCACTGAAGCCATTTGAGAACCGTGTTCGTTCAACTTTTGCAATGAATGTGGCCGCTTTAGAATTTCTTAATAAGCATTCAAAAAGTATAAAGTTGTTGAATAAAAAAGCCGACGCGGCATCTTCAAAGATAAAAACCTTGCCGGTAAAATTCGAATTAACAGAAAATTATAAATCCTTTTTTTTCAAAGGTTACGAGTCTTTTGATGAAGAAAGTCCTATTACTGGCGCAGGTGTCGTTCGCTATACAAAGACAAAGACAGAGTTTGAACTTCCATTCTTTGATGACGTCCAAGAAGTAAAAACAATTCAGGTTCCAAAAGCATATATCATTCCAAAAGAGTTTGTTCACTTTATTAGTATACTTAAAATTCACGGAATAGAGGTAAACCAACTTCCACAACAAAAAGAAATTACAGTGGAGCAATATGAGTTCTGGGAATCGAAATTCTGGAACAGACCATATGAAGGACGTTATTGCGTTGATGTTAAATGCAGAGTCATCAAAACAAGAAAACAATTTCCCAAAGGTACATTTTTTGTCCCTACTGATCAAAGGACGAGACGGGTCATTGTCAATTTATTAGAACCGGAAGCACCCGATTCATTTGTCAGCTGGGGATTCTTCAATGCATATTTTGAGCGAAAAGAATATGCCGAAGCGTATGTTATGGAACCGATAGCACAAAAAATGCTTGAATCAGATGAATCGTTACAGCAAGAATTTCAAATGAGTTTGGAAGATCAGGTTTTTAGAAATGATCCACATGCTCGGTTAGAGTTTTTTTATTGGCGCTCTCCATATTTTGATACTAACGAAAAGAAATACCCGATTTATCGGATGGTCTGA
- the mutL gene encoding DNA mismatch repair endonuclease MutL: MSTSIINILPDHLANKIAAGEVVQRPESVVKELLENSIDAGATSIAIIIKNAGKSLIQITDNGKGMNEEDAVKSFYRHATSKISSYEDLENIRTLGFRGEALASIAAVAQVELQTRRTDDAVGTLLRIEGSEIKEQSKEAHQTGTTISVKNLFYNTPARRQFLKSNNTEFKHIYDTIQRLALSKPEIALEFVSDEDTILALPSQSLEERLKSLFGDRHFATLIPVSESTELLSITGFIGKPDFARKSKVDQSIFLNNRFIVSRSINHAIFSGYEHLVEKGNFPFFLLFIELDPHKVDVNVHPSKMEVKFADEQSIYRIVMSVVRKALGGSDITPTVEFQRNTDNFSSLKHTAIPRFYSDIPLSSVPLFGYNEQKKPASFENEEIPFDLTTKLDQIFAQTPASETIPPEDTQTQFQHGTRDSEALEGKGIWQLHNKYILTQIRSGLMIIDQHVAHERILYERALTRMNNAVPSSQQLLFPQTIQLPSGDYTLTNDLLPFLNSIGFETKPFGKNTFVLEGVPPEVKAGTEANILQDILDEFKNNQLRVKLDARDNIAKSFSCRAAIKAGEKLSEVEMRSLIDQLFGTSMPYVCPHGRPVLIKLSLAELDRRFFRT, translated from the coding sequence GTGAGTACAAGTATCATCAACATATTACCTGATCATTTAGCCAATAAAATTGCAGCAGGCGAAGTTGTACAACGTCCTGAATCTGTCGTAAAAGAATTGCTTGAAAATTCCATTGATGCCGGTGCTACTTCAATCGCAATCATAATAAAGAATGCGGGTAAATCCCTTATCCAGATAACCGATAATGGAAAAGGGATGAATGAAGAAGATGCGGTGAAGTCTTTTTACCGTCATGCGACCAGTAAAATTTCTTCTTACGAAGATCTTGAAAATATCCGCACGCTGGGATTTCGAGGAGAAGCGTTAGCGTCGATTGCCGCCGTTGCACAAGTAGAATTACAAACAAGGCGAACGGATGACGCGGTAGGAACGCTCTTGAGAATTGAAGGGAGCGAGATTAAAGAGCAATCAAAAGAAGCCCATCAAACCGGGACAACTATCAGTGTTAAAAATCTTTTTTATAACACACCGGCAAGAAGACAATTTCTCAAATCGAACAATACTGAATTCAAACATATCTACGACACGATTCAACGCCTTGCACTTTCAAAGCCAGAGATCGCTTTAGAATTCGTCAGTGATGAAGATACCATCCTTGCACTGCCATCACAATCATTAGAAGAACGATTAAAGAGTCTTTTTGGGGATAGACATTTCGCTACGTTGATTCCGGTGAGTGAATCAACCGAATTATTATCCATTACAGGCTTCATCGGCAAACCGGATTTTGCACGGAAGTCAAAAGTAGACCAAAGTATTTTTCTCAACAATCGATTCATCGTTAGTCGTTCGATCAATCACGCAATCTTTTCCGGGTATGAACATTTGGTGGAGAAGGGGAATTTTCCATTCTTCTTATTATTTATTGAACTTGATCCCCATAAAGTAGATGTAAATGTTCATCCATCAAAAATGGAAGTGAAGTTTGCCGATGAACAAAGTATTTATCGTATTGTCATGTCCGTTGTTCGAAAAGCGCTCGGAGGAAGTGATATTACTCCAACGGTAGAATTTCAGCGGAACACTGATAATTTTTCTTCTCTGAAGCATACGGCAATACCGCGATTCTATTCTGACATTCCTCTATCATCCGTTCCGTTATTTGGATACAACGAACAGAAAAAACCTGCATCGTTTGAAAACGAAGAGATCCCGTTTGATTTGACGACGAAATTGGATCAGATTTTCGCACAAACTCCTGCATCAGAAACAATTCCTCCTGAAGACACACAAACGCAGTTCCAGCACGGTACGCGCGACAGTGAAGCCCTGGAAGGAAAAGGAATTTGGCAACTGCATAATAAATATATTCTCACACAGATCCGTTCCGGTTTGATGATTATCGATCAACACGTTGCGCATGAACGGATATTGTATGAACGTGCTTTAACACGAATGAACAATGCTGTTCCGTCATCACAACAACTTTTGTTTCCTCAGACGATCCAACTGCCGTCCGGTGATTATACATTGACGAACGATCTTTTGCCATTTCTCAATTCTATTGGTTTTGAGACAAAACCATTTGGGAAAAATACTTTTGTACTCGAAGGAGTTCCACCGGAAGTGAAAGCGGGAACCGAAGCGAATATACTGCAAGATATTCTCGATGAATTCAAGAACAATCAATTGCGTGTAAAACTTGATGCTAGAGACAATATTGCTAAATCGTTCTCCTGTAGAGCAGCGATTAAAGCAGGAGAGAAATTAAGTGAAGTGGAAATGCGATCGTTGATTGATCAGTTATTCGGGACATCAATGCCGTATGTTTGTCCACACGGTAGGCCGGTGTTGATCAAATTATCGTTAGCAGAATTAGACAGACGTTTTTTTAGGACATGA
- a CDS encoding STELLO glycosyltransferase family protein — MNLGKTSLIITTIGSLNRALQEYGIHCSKNGVEFIVVGDKKTKPELTELFSQYQKEKQFKGGYYTADQQQQLPFKITSVLPFNHYTRKNIGYILAIKNNAELIMETDDDNYPQENYHCKFSKKITGQLVSHIGWVNVYRYFTTEHIWPRGFPLDLVTKEVPKLGEVTSVYSPIQQYLANKNPDVDAVYRLVINKELDFNDLKQNVALDAYSWCPFNSQNTVWFKEVFPLLYLPSTCSFRMTDIFRSYIAQRILWTIDARLSFGNATVYQDRNEHSLIKDFQDEISGYLNDKKIISILTDLNLKNGKENIQENLLCCYNALVENNILKDEELPILNAWLEDLQ, encoded by the coding sequence ATGAACTTAGGCAAAACATCACTGATCATCACCACCATTGGTTCTCTTAACAGAGCGCTGCAGGAATACGGAATTCATTGCTCAAAGAACGGTGTAGAATTCATAGTTGTGGGGGATAAAAAAACGAAACCCGAACTGACTGAATTGTTCTCCCAGTATCAAAAGGAAAAGCAATTCAAAGGGGGGTATTATACAGCAGATCAACAACAGCAATTACCCTTTAAGATAACATCGGTTCTCCCCTTTAATCATTATACCCGAAAAAATATTGGTTATATTCTCGCAATTAAAAACAATGCTGAACTGATTATGGAAACAGATGATGATAATTATCCGCAGGAAAATTATCATTGCAAGTTCTCCAAAAAAATTACCGGGCAATTAGTGTCTCATATTGGTTGGGTAAATGTCTACCGCTACTTTACTACTGAACATATTTGGCCTCGAGGATTTCCGCTCGATCTGGTGACGAAAGAAGTTCCAAAGCTCGGTGAAGTAACATCGGTCTATAGCCCCATTCAACAATATCTTGCAAACAAAAATCCCGATGTTGATGCTGTCTATCGGCTCGTCATCAACAAAGAATTGGACTTTAATGATTTAAAGCAAAATGTGGCTCTCGATGCATATTCCTGGTGTCCGTTCAATTCGCAAAACACAGTCTGGTTTAAGGAAGTATTTCCTCTGTTGTATCTCCCTTCCACTTGTTCATTTCGTATGACGGACATTTTTCGAAGTTATATTGCTCAAAGAATTCTTTGGACTATTGATGCTCGATTAAGTTTTGGAAATGCTACAGTTTATCAAGACAGGAATGAACATAGTTTGATCAAAGATTTTCAGGATGAAATCAGTGGATACCTAAATGATAAAAAAATAATTAGCATTTTAACTGATCTGAATCTGAAAAATGGTAAGGAAAATATTCAAGAAAATCTTTTATGCTGTTATAATGCACTCGTTGAGAATAACATTCTGAAGGATGAAGAACTTCCTATCCTCAATGCATGGCTGGAAGATCTGCAATAA
- a CDS encoding ATP-grasp domain-containing protein, whose protein sequence is MAKTILCISSYEKGQEFLRQAKREGWKVLLLTSKSLEYGDWPKDHIDNIYFIPDVNKEWHMPDVINGVSYLARTEQIDRIVALDDFDVEKAATLREHLRVGGMGETTARYFRDKLAMRMKARESGINVPDFVGILNYDRIREFLGKVSPPYVLKPRLSAGAIGIKKIHHAEELWRKLDELGDQQSFYLLEKFVPGDIFHVDSILVNKEVLFSIVSKYGLPPMEVSHEGRVFMTRTVERGSDDETALQKLNRSVLPMLGLLQGVSHTEYIKAHGDGKIYFLETSARVGGAHIVELIEGATGMNLWAEWAKLETTENVSTYIPHPQRTEYAGLMVSLAKQQWPDLSSYNDSEVVWKINKEFHAGLVVRSPKFERVETLLNSYTDRFYNDFFTSAPPKEKPSY, encoded by the coding sequence ATGGCAAAAACAATTCTGTGCATTTCAAGTTACGAAAAAGGTCAGGAGTTTCTTCGTCAGGCAAAACGCGAAGGATGGAAGGTACTGTTGCTGACGTCGAAAAGCTTGGAATATGGAGACTGGCCAAAGGATCATATCGATAATATTTATTTCATTCCCGATGTCAACAAAGAATGGCATATGCCCGATGTCATTAATGGTGTCAGTTATCTTGCCCGTACAGAACAGATTGACCGAATTGTCGCGCTGGATGATTTTGATGTAGAGAAAGCGGCAACATTACGCGAACATCTCCGCGTTGGTGGTATGGGTGAAACCACCGCACGATATTTTCGCGATAAGCTTGCAATGAGAATGAAAGCGAGAGAATCTGGGATCAACGTACCTGATTTTGTCGGCATCTTAAACTATGATCGTATCAGAGAATTTCTTGGAAAAGTTTCTCCTCCATATGTATTAAAACCACGCCTTTCCGCCGGTGCGATCGGAATAAAAAAAATTCATCATGCTGAAGAATTATGGCGAAAACTTGACGAATTGGGAGACCAGCAGTCATTTTATTTATTGGAGAAATTTGTACCGGGAGATATTTTCCACGTGGATAGTATTTTGGTGAACAAAGAAGTATTGTTTTCCATTGTCAGCAAATATGGATTACCCCCTATGGAAGTTTCTCATGAGGGACGAGTATTTATGACAAGAACAGTTGAACGGGGAAGTGACGATGAAACTGCACTTCAGAAATTGAATAGATCTGTTTTACCGATGCTGGGATTGCTTCAAGGTGTTTCGCATACAGAATATATTAAAGCACATGGAGACGGAAAAATTTATTTTCTGGAAACCTCTGCACGAGTTGGTGGTGCCCATATTGTAGAACTAATTGAAGGGGCCACAGGGATGAATCTTTGGGCAGAATGGGCAAAACTGGAAACGACTGAAAATGTGTCAACCTACATACCCCATCCTCAAAGAACGGAATATGCAGGACTCATGGTTTCATTGGCGAAACAGCAGTGGCCGGATTTGTCTTCGTATAATGATTCTGAAGTAGTGTGGAAGATCAATAAAGAGTTTCATGCAGGTCTTGTGGTACGATCCCCAAAATTTGAACGAGTAGAAACTTTATTGAACAGTTATACAGATCG